Genomic segment of Paenibacillus sp. FSL R5-0623:
AATCCTGGGACAGATGTTGAGGAGGATATACCGCGATGGAGTCACCAGAGTGAACCCCTGCACGCTCGATATGTTCCATGATTCCCGGAATCAATACCGTTTCACCATCACAGATGGCGTCAACCTCAACTTCTTTACCCATCATGTAACGGTCGATCAGGACCGGATGCTCCGGATTGATTTTAACCGCCTGTTCCATGTATGTCAGCAATTCAGCATCGGAGTATACAATCTCCATCGCACGACCGCCGAGTACATAGGAAGGACGAACCAGTACTGGGTAGCCCAGACTTTGAGCTGTTTCTACCGCATCATCAACGGAAATGACCGTTTTACCTTTTGGCTGTGCAATCTCCAGACGGGAGAGCAGACGCTCGAACTTCTTGCGATCCTCCGCCTCATCGATGCTTTCCAGATCCGTTCCGAGAATGGTTACACCTGCATTACGCAGTGGTGCTGCCAGATTGATGGCCGTTTGACCACCGAACTGTACGATAACCCCTACTGGTTTCTCCTGTTCAATCACGTTCATGACATCTTCGAAGAAGAGCGGTTCAAAGTACAGGCGATCCGATGTATTAAAGTCCGTAGACACCGTCTCCGGGTTATTATTAATAATGACTGCTTCATAGCCTGCTTTTTGCAATGCCCATACTGCGTGTACAGTAGAGTAGTCAAACTCAATCCCTTGACCAATCCGGATTGGTCCTGAACCCAGCACCACAACTTTTTTCTTATCTGAAGGAATTACTTCATTTTCTGTCTCGTAAGTTGAGTAGTAATATGGCGTTGTGGCTTCGAACTCAGCCGCGCATGTATCTACCATTTTGTACACTGGGCGCAGGTTCTCTGCTTCCCGACGAGTTCTAACTTCCGCTTCAGTTGTTAATGTGCCTCCTGGCTGACCTTGCGCACGCAGTTCAGCAATGGCACGGTCTGTGAATCCAAGGCGTTTCGCTTGATACAGAATGTCGGAAGACAATTCGGATTCTTCGCGAATGCGATCTTCGAATGCGATCAGACCTTCGATTTTATCAAGGAACCACCAGTCAATCTTGGTCAGATCCTGCAGTTGTTGCAACGTATACCCTCTGCGGAATGCTTCGGCAATCAGGAAGATACGCTCATCATCTGCTTTGATCAGACGTTCGTTCAAGGTAGCTTCGTCCAGCGTTTCGGCATCCTTCAGGTAGAGGCGATGTACGCCAATTTCCAGGGAACGAACTGCTTTGTGGATCGACTCTTCGAATGTCCGGCCAATAGCCATTACTTCGCCTGTTGCTTTCATCTGAGTTCCCAGTTTACGGTTCGCCGAGATGAACTTGTCGAACGGCCAGCGTGGGATTTTGCTCACGATATAATCCAGCGTAGGCTCGAAGCAAGCATACGTTTGGCCTGTTACCGGGTTCACGATTTCATCCAACGTGTAACCCATCGCAATTTTGGCAGCCATTTTTGCAATCGGATAACCCGTTGCTTTGGAAGCCAGAGCCGATGAACGGCTTACCCGTGGATTTACTTCGATAACATAGTATTGGAAGCTGTGTGGGTCCAGTGCAAACTGTACGTTACATCCACCCTCGATGTTCAGGGCACGGATGATTTTCAGGGAAGCTGAACGCAGCATTTGATATTCACGGTCCGACAACGTTTGGCTTGGTGCTACGACGATACTGTCGCCTGTATGAACACCTACCGGGTCAAAGTTTTCCATGTTGCAGACAACGATACAGTTATCGTTTTTATCCCGCATAACCTCATACTCGACTTCTTTCATACCTGCAATGCTCTTCTCGACCAGACATTGCCCTATCGGGCTGTAACGAATTCCCGCTGCCACCGTC
This window contains:
- the carB gene encoding carbamoyl-phosphate synthase large subunit; translated protein: MPINKDLKKILVIGSGPIVIGQAAEFDYAGTQACQALKEEGVEVVLINSNPATIMTDTNMADKVYIEPITLDFVTQIIRQERPDGLLPTLGGQTGLNMAVELARAGVLERENVKLLGTQLTSIEKAEDRDLFRDLMRELEQPVPESVIVTTLEESLEFANEIGYPIIVRPAYTLGGTGGGICANEEELRETVAAGIRYSPIGQCLVEKSIAGMKEVEYEVMRDKNDNCIVVCNMENFDPVGVHTGDSIVVAPSQTLSDREYQMLRSASLKIIRALNIEGGCNVQFALDPHSFQYYVIEVNPRVSRSSALASKATGYPIAKMAAKIAMGYTLDEIVNPVTGQTYACFEPTLDYIVSKIPRWPFDKFISANRKLGTQMKATGEVMAIGRTFEESIHKAVRSLEIGVHRLYLKDAETLDEATLNERLIKADDERIFLIAEAFRRGYTLQQLQDLTKIDWWFLDKIEGLIAFEDRIREESELSSDILYQAKRLGFTDRAIAELRAQGQPGGTLTTEAEVRTRREAENLRPVYKMVDTCAAEFEATTPYYYSTYETENEVIPSDKKKVVVLGSGPIRIGQGIEFDYSTVHAVWALQKAGYEAVIINNNPETVSTDFNTSDRLYFEPLFFEDVMNVIEQEKPVGVIVQFGGQTAINLAAPLRNAGVTILGTDLESIDEAEDRKKFERLLSRLEIAQPKGKTVISVDDAVETAQSLGYPVLVRPSYVLGGRAMEIVYSDAELLTYMEQAVKINPEHPVLIDRYMMGKEVEVDAICDGETVLIPGIMEHIERAGVHSGDSIAVYPPQHLSQDLKEKIVEITIKIAKELKTVGLVNIQFVIHDGQVYIIEVNPRSSRTVPFLSKVTNIPMANLATQAILGVKLKDLGYVDGLWPESDHVSVKVPVFSFAKLRRVEPTLGPEMKSTGEVMGRDPNYAKALFKGLIGAGMKIPATGAIVVTVADKDKDEAVPLLEGFYRLGYKIMATGGTAAALEAANIPVTTVNKLSEGSPNILDMIRSGEANFVFNTLTKGKTPQRDGFRIRREAVENGIVCMTSLDTIRALLIMLQTINFSSEAMPVFVK